One genomic window of Actinoplanes lobatus includes the following:
- a CDS encoding exodeoxyribonuclease VII small subunit, giving the protein MSDEKLTYEQARTELATVVERLEQGGGTLEESLALWERGEKLADVCRRWLDGARERIETARAARTDD; this is encoded by the coding sequence ATGAGCGACGAGAAGCTGACGTACGAGCAGGCCCGCACCGAGCTGGCGACCGTGGTGGAGCGGCTGGAGCAGGGCGGCGGCACCCTGGAGGAGTCGCTGGCTCTGTGGGAGCGCGGCGAGAAGCTGGCCGACGTGTGCCGCCGCTGGCTGGACGGCGCCCGCGAGCGCATCGAGACCGCCCGCGCCGCCCGCACCGACGACTAG
- a CDS encoding DUF4245 domain-containing protein — protein MEPTPAEPQPSPRLSAREGRSPRDMITSLLVLLVPIALCLTFYRVVLDGDKPISIDPAETIQTAQRAFPVAQPRGLGEDDWHVSSAAFRRVDGGATLRIGYVGPAGKAMQLVQSTVAPTTLIPAEVGDSGKRTGAYRTDERVWMEYAGRPGETALIFTEPARTIVIIGDDSDTENLEKLASSLS, from the coding sequence GTGGAACCCACCCCAGCCGAACCCCAGCCTTCGCCTCGCCTTTCCGCCCGGGAGGGCCGGTCGCCGCGCGACATGATCACGTCGCTGTTGGTGCTGCTGGTGCCGATCGCGCTGTGCCTCACCTTCTACCGGGTGGTGCTGGACGGCGACAAGCCGATCTCCATCGATCCGGCCGAGACGATCCAGACGGCCCAGCGGGCGTTCCCGGTGGCCCAGCCGCGGGGGCTCGGTGAGGACGACTGGCACGTCTCGTCGGCCGCCTTCCGCCGCGTCGACGGCGGCGCCACGCTGCGCATCGGCTACGTCGGCCCGGCCGGCAAGGCCATGCAGCTCGTCCAGAGCACCGTCGCCCCGACCACGCTGATCCCGGCCGAGGTCGGCGACTCGGGCAAGCGGACCGGCGCCTACCGCACCGACGAGCGGGTGTGGATGGAGTACGCCGGGCGGCCCGGCGAGACCGCGCTGATCTTCACCGAGCCGGCCCGGACCATCGTGATCATCGGCGACGACAGCGACACCGAGAACCTGGAGAAGCTGGCCTCGTCGCTGTCCTAG
- the glpX gene encoding class II fructose-bisphosphatase, which yields MPARVPQDLDRNIALDLVRVTEAAAMAAGRWVGRGDKNGGDGAAVDAMRKLINSIQMRGVVVIGEGEKDEAPMLFNGERVGDGTGPEVDVAVDPIDGTTLMSKGMPGSIAVLAVAERGAMFDPSAVFYMDKIAVGPDCADVIDIDAGVKENLRRIAKAKRSTVSDVTVCILDRPRHTKLVEEVRQAGANIKFISDGDIAGAISAARLESDVDVLMGIGGTPEGITAACALKCLGGMIQAKLWPLDDTEREKAIAAGHDLDRVLTTDELVTGDNCFFVATGVTGGDLLKGVRYRSGGAHTQSIVMRSKSGTIRVIDSYHRLEKLALYSAVDFDGR from the coding sequence GTGCCCGCCCGAGTCCCCCAGGACCTCGACCGTAACATCGCCCTCGACCTCGTCCGCGTGACCGAAGCCGCCGCGATGGCTGCCGGCCGCTGGGTCGGCCGCGGTGACAAGAACGGCGGTGACGGCGCCGCCGTCGACGCCATGCGCAAACTCATCAACTCGATCCAGATGCGCGGCGTCGTCGTCATCGGTGAGGGCGAGAAGGATGAGGCGCCCATGCTCTTCAACGGGGAGCGGGTCGGCGACGGCACCGGCCCCGAGGTGGACGTCGCGGTCGACCCGATCGACGGCACGACGCTGATGAGCAAGGGCATGCCCGGTTCGATCGCGGTGCTCGCGGTGGCCGAGCGCGGCGCCATGTTCGACCCGAGCGCGGTCTTCTACATGGACAAGATCGCCGTCGGCCCGGACTGCGCCGACGTGATCGACATCGACGCCGGCGTGAAGGAGAATCTGCGCCGCATCGCCAAGGCCAAGCGGTCCACCGTCTCCGACGTGACGGTGTGCATCCTCGACCGCCCCCGTCACACGAAGCTGGTCGAGGAGGTACGGCAGGCCGGCGCCAACATCAAGTTCATTTCGGACGGTGACATCGCCGGCGCCATCTCCGCGGCCCGCCTCGAATCCGATGTGGACGTGCTGATGGGCATCGGCGGCACGCCGGAGGGCATCACCGCGGCCTGTGCGCTCAAATGTCTCGGCGGCATGATCCAGGCCAAGCTGTGGCCGCTGGACGACACCGAGCGGGAGAAGGCGATCGCCGCCGGGCACGACCTCGACCGCGTCCTGACCACCGACGAGCTGGTCACCGGCGACAACTGCTTCTTCGTGGCGACCGGCGTGACCGGCGGCGACCTGCTCAAGGGCGTCCGCTACCGCTCCGGCGGCGCGCACACCCAGTCGATCGTGATGCGGTCCAAGAGCGGCACCATCCGGGTCATCGACTCCTATCACCGCCTGGAGAAGCTCGCCCTCTACTCGGCGGTCGACTTCGACGGCCGCTGA